Within Lytechinus pictus isolate F3 Inbred chromosome 7, Lp3.0, whole genome shotgun sequence, the genomic segment TGGTTATTTGTCAATAATGAAGAAAAGCTAGATTCAAGAGCATGTATCCATGAACACTGCagttttatacatgtgtatatttttagatttttttactACGAAAGAAAGCCTATATTATTCATtagacatatacatgtagatacagtTTAATTAATCTCAAAATCAGAGCCTTTAGGGTAAATAGATCTAGTATCGACCAATAGTAAAAACAGTGATTATCCATTCACCATTATATAAAAACTtggttcttttcttttcatatcaaaattcattgaatttatCTTTGCAAATCAGAATTCATGTTTATGCTGTGTATATTTTTATGACAAAACAGAATTTTGTGatcaagtttaaaatgaaataataggtTTTCAGCAACGGAAAAGacatttttcttaaaaattgaaaatcattGTGCCTATAGATTTCCCGATGCTTGAGCTTGCTCGTCAAACAATTTGCTAGATCACTCTGTTGATgttgaaacaaaaaattgaagCTCTGAGCATGAATTTCTCTTCTCACATAGAACATTCACAAGATTGAACATATGGGattgtttatgattttttgAGGCATGCAGAATCCATCCATGCTTTCAACATTTGCAAAGCTGATCATTCCAGACTGGTTCCCTTTCCTAATATGGTCATGAGACAAATCGtcttcttttaaaaaacaaagGGTAATGTTGGTATTAAGGAAACTGCAATGAACCATTCATTTTGTTAGTTTTCAGTGAACAATTTTGTAGCAATTTTTACTAGAATAAATTGTGCATGTATACCCACTATATATATAGGCCCTTTATCTAAAAACACAGAATATCACCAATTATCATTGCTGCTGCATTTTCTACATAAATTGCAAATAAGGACCCCTTTCTGTGTGATGTTGGTTACATTATCAAGAGATGAAAAATGAGTAAAAGGAAAATTGTTTTCAGTATTCATCCTGTCTCATGCAGTTATTTGAtggtagacccccccccctcatactTAATGTTAAGCTTATCTCTCTTCAGTgacttttgattttttgttgcaaaggaatacaatacaaatattcTTACATTTCCTTGCTATTCAGATTGATACATTCCCAGATAGttcactgaaaattttcatctaATCGGTGTACAGTCACAAAATATtacccattttatttttcagaaagtgTTTGTAAATGAGGCTTTTCAGAGATATACATTCATAAATGCGTGAGTTCTAAATATTGGCTTCCTTCCAGTAACCATACATGACCTTGGCTTACAGATAACCTTCACTTGAAAGAGTTCCAAAACTCGTGGTGATCTTTAACAAGAATATGAATCCAATATTTGGCACAAAAATAGGCTTTTTCATAACAAGACAGTGTCCTTTCTcccttgaaataaaaattgtcaTTAGTCACAGGAAAACAATTTCCTTTTGTTTCCATTTTGGTATAATATCCTTtcttgttaatgtttttattttcttttgaaaaggaAATTTGTTCACTTATCCACATGTAACAAAATGAGAAGGCATAAGATGGCTGCAAACTAATACATCCTAACAATGGACATGCTTCAGGGATGGTTTTataccaaaaaataataaagatatgtggtttttctcattttggtcagattccaacaaaataaattgtcatgTTAACTGGCTAAATATAATAACTAAAGTTTTTAACTAAACttaagtttttatttcatatcatgcACTACGTGACAATTTTTATAGAACAcaaacattcatataatatgAGGTTAACTAGAACAGTGACCAAACTTTAAAAGAGGCTTTAACCTACACTGTATGCTATTCTCAAAATCTCTGAAGTCTGAATGAAGGAGACTTGGCGCAAAAagaggaaatatatattttaagaaagaaggaaaagtaTCTGAGCTGATATTGCTATCAAAAGTCATATCCGTTTAAGGTCATATAGCACGTGAATCAACACTGGTAGTTTGAAATCTGGAATAaactatcaatttttttaatgtgtaaccCAGAAGGGTTTATTTTGAGCCTGATATTTATAGGTTTTAATTTGAGAAGGAAGACACGTCTGAGCAGTAAACAGTCTTGACAAGATCAGGGGGTAAAAATAAGCGTGACTACTGAGTCAGGAGTGGAGTGTTCCTTTGTGAAGATGACTTGTAGTTCGATTTGCTGCCATTTTGTTTCCAAAAGTACATTATCAACATtaattttaaaggagaatgaaactcttggagcaagttaccttttgtgaaagcagaaaaatcaaagaataagatcaacaaaactttgagtaaaataggactaacaataaaagagttatgagcatttgaatgtcgagatcactaatgctatggagatcctcccattggcaatgcgaccaagatctgtgatgtcacacacgtacaactctcccatttggacactgaaaatataccccaaaacatctctttttgctcattctaatcatatgacaaacgattcatcaatgatataatgttgtgaaacctctgtacttgtcatctcataaagagaacacctcaccttgtgatagactctataaaagtgagaatataagtgaaataagtactaaagtaatgagggagttgtacgtgtgtgatatcacagatcttggtcgcattgccgttgggaggatctacatggcactagtgatctcaatattcgaatgctcataactttcttattattcattcaatcttcctcaaactttcaacaatatgtttctttgatttttctctttgatatggattcagctggtttcaagggtttcattctcctttaacttacATTATAAAACATTCTATACAACATCTAAAAACAATTATCAATTGGATCAAGCATGTGAGACTGCTTAACGTGAATGAGCCAGCAAAGCACAGAACTTCTTGATAACTTTCATCTATGTTAGGTATGCCTAAGGTTTCAACAGATAAAGATCTTCTAAATCTTTAGAGGACTAAAAGGATTATCAGAGAATAATCTGTACCGTACCTGAAATTTCAGAAAGGCACTTTAAACAAAAGTGGGCTGTGTTTTCGAGTGGGAATCCTGTTCAGCTTTTTGTCACTTCGGATTCTCCCATTTCAGTACACACAAAACAATggagaatgaatgaataatgctGCCAAAGGTGCGGAGCAGGATTCCTAAGAAAGACATGGCACAGAGTTTTGGAAAGGTGCCTTAAAGTAAAGTTAAGGATTTAAAGCTATTTCATTGAAGTGTTTCTTACCACAAGTTCTTCAAACTTTGCATTGAGTTCGTCTAGGGGTGGCATGGGATCCTCCTCCTTGATAGTCTGTAGGATCATGTTGTTGTCCACCACGATCTCTGGCGTTTCATCTGCGCCACCCAGGCAGCAGAGCATGCTCCGCCTTTTGGCGGGCATCTTGGTAGCGTGACGTGCTGTCCAACCTTACACTTTAGCTGTTACATGAAGTCCCAGGGTGAATGAAGAAACCtgctcagaaaaaaaaagaaaaaagttgttACTTTACAGTTTAGTGTTGCCCAACATCTTCAACTTTT encodes:
- the LOC129265994 gene encoding disheveled-associated activator of morphogenesis 2-like, yielding MPAKRRSMLCCLGGADETPEIVVDNNMILQTIKEEDPMPPLDELNAKFEELVEELDLVAQHKERMFSLSPEKKWQIYCSKKRVSLKYMYLVSSK